The following nucleotide sequence is from Peribacillus sp. ACCC06369.
ACTTTCAGAAGAGATTTACATGCAGTACCTGCATTTTGGATATCAGCAGGAATGTTATTTTTAATTATGACAGGTTTGCCTTGGTCAGGTTTTTGGGGAAGTAATTTTCAATCGTTAGCTACCAATTCCGGATCTGGGTATCCTCCTTCCATATGGACAGGAAGTGCTCCAACATCCTTAATTAAAACAAAAGACATTGCAGATGTTCCTTGGGCTGCAGAAAATTTAGATGTACCTATCTCAGATATTCAAGGTTTTATCCCACTGTCCATTGATGATGTAGTCACGATAGCGAATCGTGAGGGTATGCATCGAAGTTATAGCATTAATATTCCAAAAGAAACGGATGGCGTTTATACATTGTCAGCTTTTCCACCGAAAGCACAAGATGAAGCAACTATTCATATTGACCAATATTCCGGTGCTGTTCTAGCTGATTATCGTTATGATCATTACGGTTTAATAGGAAAAATAGTTGCTTGGGGGATTACCTTGCATAAAGGGACTCAATTTGGTTTGATTAATCAAATAATCAGCCTTCTTATTTGTTTAGGAATTATCCTTGTTGCATTTAGTGGATTTTATTTATGGTGGAAGCGAAAGCCGAAAAAAGGATTAGGTGCACCAAAAGCTCCTCCTATAAAGAACATGAGATTCTTTCTATTTCTGTTAATAGGTCTAGGAATTTTGTTTCCTTTGGTTGGTTTGTCTCTTATTGTTGTTTGGCTAATTGACTGGTTAATTATTAAACGAATATCTGCAGTTAAGAAGTTTTTGAATGCATAATTCGAAATGTAAAGGGTGGTTTTTGCCGTGAAAAAATATATATGTATTTCTTTAATCTTTATTTTCAGCCTATTGTTAAGTGCGTGTTCACTTGAAAAGGATGTCACTAATCTATACAAAGAAGAAACACCACTTGAAGCTGAAATAATTATACCAGCATCCTTTTCAGCTAATACACAGGAGACGATAAAGGCTGTTCTTACTCAAGGTGGTAAAAAGGTTGAAAACGCAGATTATGTTCATTTTGAGATATGGAAACAAGATGGCTCTCTCAAATATAGTATGGAACAAGCTGAGGAAGAGGTAAACGGCACTTATACTTTACGTAAAAACTTTGATAGTGATGGCCTATACTATATAAAAGTACATGCTAGTAACGATGGTTCAATCATTATGCCTCAAAAACAGTTTATCGTAGGAAAACTGTCTGAAAGTGAATTGAAATTCTTGCAAAAAGGGATCCAAAAACAAGAAGAAAGTCATGAACATCATCATTAATAAATTTATTTGAAATCCGGTTTTCATTTGAAGACCGGATTTTTTATGGATATTTGTTTACCACGATGGTTAGGAGAGGATGCAGTTACAGGCAGGGTATGTAATGCTTCACCTTTATTTATTGGATTATTCTGCTCGTGCCGCATATACTGGATTGTTCCTATAAACAAGGGAGCTTCCTCAGAACATAAACAAACTTTAAGGGAGGGCATAGCATTGGTAACTTCACAGGGAACTGCTACGGTTAGCTTTCCATTCCCATCTGTATGGGGTATCCACTCTTCAATAGCTGGCAGAACGATTATTTGGGGAACACTTAACATTAACTCCATTACAGATAATAGAGTAAGTGGTACGGCTAATTTTCGTGGTACACCTATTCCGATTAATGGCTTCTGGAATGAAAGCACCAAACAACTCACATTCGATTCACCTTATGCCACATTCTCTGGCAACTTAACCATTATTGATGATTTCCAGATTAGAGTTCGACATTTTATTTTACGCGGACGTTTTCTTATGAAGCCTCCCTCTTTACAAGCAGGTGAGTCTGGATCGTGGATTGCCACTACTGATATAGCTCTGAATGAATTTCCTGTTAGTGGTAATACCTATGCCGAGCAATTACCTCCTGTTGGAGCTTTTTTAACATCGAATATCCTTCATCAGTATCAGAATTTTTGGGGCAGAACAACATAGGGAAATCCTTTCTGTGTAGAAAGGGTGTGAATCGTCTCTGTATTTCCTAGGGACGATTCTTTCCTATAGCAAATTACCAAAAGCCTTATTGAACTGACAGGTTGGTTGAGAATTTAGGGATTACTTTTCTGATACCTCATCTTTTCAAATGTTTCCCATCATGATATTACATTTTGATGTAATCCCGATGCCCACATAGGATGGCAAAAAATAAACCCTTTCCCAAACGGAAAAGGCGATGCGCTGAAGTGAACGGATGCAAGGAGGCACACCAATGACTATCTAACTATGCAGATTAATATATGAGATAGTGATTTTGGTAGATAACTTTTGAATCCATTAACTCAAAATGAGTACAGATGGAATATTGATTGACAGCATTTTCCCTGTACTTCATACTATTGTAATAACAGAACTGACAGAATATTTGGTAAATTAGAAGGGGGACACTATGAAACCAGCAGTAATGACAATGGATTTACAATTATTAGCAGATGTTCTTAGGGAAAATAATTGTACAAGTTTAATAAATGCAATTGCAGAAAAGGATTTTCAAGTGGCTCAAATGCTTGATGTATTAATATTTGAGGATAAATGGGAGGATGACATGTGACTAAGCTCAGAATCCTTTTAACCATTCCAATTTTGCTATATGGAATTTTCATATTTGTTGTCATTCAAAACGATAAGAATATTCCACTTTATTTGCATCTTCTATTCGCAATCTACTTGATGTTGTTTGTACATTATGAAGAAGAAACGGAAGTGAAACCATGACAGATTTTTAATCTTGGAGAAGTTCGATCTTAAACAATTCGTGATGGAAGAAGTTTTGACTTCTACTGACTGTATCGAGCTGCACGGCATAACCCGAGCCAGGCTGAGTTCGTTCTCAACACGTGAGTCAGTTTAATATGATCACCACAATAAGTGGCTTTTTTTGTTCAAAAACATTAACAAAGCCTAAAGAAAGCCCCAACTCCTTAAAGGAATTGAGGCTTTCACTATTTATCATCTATCTTCCGGTACCAATTAGATAATACGAGTTGTGACGATACCTTCGATTTGTTTGATTTTTGCTTCCAAACCAGGAATGATATCGCCGTTTACTTCACCCTCAATGTCGATGATCGTATACGCATATCCCCCACGGCTTCTGTTAACCATGTCAGCGATGTTCAAATTAAAGCCAGATACAGCCAGTGTGATTTGCCCAACCATGTTAGGAACGTTTTCGTGGAAAGTTGCCACACGACGATTTCCTGTATAAGGAATGGCAGTATTCGGGAAATTCACAGAGTTCTTGATGTTCCCTGTTTCTAAAAAGGTCTTCAACTGACGAGCTGCCATGATGGCACAGTTTTCCTCTGATTCTAGTGTAGAGGCACCAAGATGCGGAATTGGAACGACATTTTTCATTTTCAACACATTTTCATTCGGGAAGTCGGTGATGAACCTGCCAACTTTCCCGCTCTCAAGTGCCGCTTCCATATCCGCTTCATTCACTAGCTCGCCGCGTGAGAAGTTCAAGATATGTACGCCAGGCTTCATGATGCCAAATGTTTCTTGGTTAAACATTCCTTTAGTGTCATCAGTTAATGGAACGTGTACTGTAATGTAATCAGATTCTGCAAACAATTGTTCAATTGTCATGGCGCGTTGTACATTGCGGGACAAGTTCCAAGCTGTATCAACAGAGATGAACGGGTCAAACCCAATGACATCCATGTCCAAATCCAGGGCATCATTCGCTACAAGTGCACCGATCGCTCCTAAACCGATCACGCCAAGAGTTTTTCCCTTGATTTCTTTACCAACGAATTGTTTCTTTCCTGCTTCTACAAGCTTTGGAATTTGTTCTCCTTCGCCTTCCAGCGTCTTTGTCCAGGCCACACCGGCAAACAGGTTACGAGATGAAGCCATTAATGAAGTTAGCACCATTTCTTTTACAGCGTTTGCGTTAGCTCCAGGTGTATTGAAAACGACGATTCCTTGCTCTGTGCATTTGTCGACCGGAATATTATTGACTCCTGCCCCTGCCCTTGCGATTGCTTTTAACTGATCGCCGAATTCCATAGTATGCATGTTAAAGCTGCGAAGCACGATCGCATCAGGGTTTTCACTGTCATTGTCGACTTTGAAATCGCCTTTGTTGAATACATTTAGCCCGCTTTCGGCAATATTATTTAACGCTTTGATCGTTTTGACTTTTTCTAAAAGTACTGTGCTCATTTTGTTTGCTCCTCTTTGGTTATGATAGTTTTGAAGTTTCAAAATATTGACAAGATTTTGAATCCGTAAAAATCTGCATTCTCTAAACCTTTACTATCCTCTGTAAATACACAGAAAGAGGCAAGGGATAAAATCCCTTACCTCTGCCCAGGCGAACGGCTACGACACTATGTGTTCCCTCACGGTTATCCGTGTTTCGCCAGTTGCACATAGTCTTTTCATTTATTTTATTTTATCAAATTATTCAGCAATCTTCAATATCATTTTAAAGATTTATCTCTTTTTTTGAAGAAGTCACATCTCACCAGAACTTTATCGACGGAATTAATCGTTTTATCTCCGAAATTAGATATATATCGACGAAATCTATCGTTTTATCTCCGAAATTAGGAATATATCGACGAAATTAATTATTGGCTATTACTCGTTGGAAAAAGGCACTGTTGAATGTGTCTGTTGATATTCTTGGACTATTTCGGACAGCTTTGTTGTAAAATGGATAATATTAGTAAAACACAGAAAGTATAGCAAACTAAAAGATAATTAGGGGGAATTAATATGTTAGTAAGAGAGGCAACGCTTGCTGATGCTGAAGGTATAGCAATAGTCCATGTGGATTGCTGGAGAACCACTTATGAAAATATAATACCAAGTGATTTTCTAGATAATCTGTCGTATGAGAAAAGGAAAGATTTATGGATAAAGAATATATCCAGTGATGGGAATCATATTTATGTAGCAGAGAATAACGAGGGAAAAATAGTAGGATTTATAAGTGGAGGGAAAAGGGAAACGAATAAGGCTGAGGATTCTGGTGATTTAACTGCGATATATATTCTCGAAAACTTTCAAAGAATGGGCATAGGTAAGAAACTCATCAAAGAACTATTCTTTAAATTCGAAGATCTGGGATTTAAGACTATTTACGTCGAGGTGCTTGAAGATAATAAATCTCGATACTTCTATGAGGCATTTGGTGCTGAATTGCTTAAAACCGAAAAAATCAAAATCGCTGGCGCTGAAATAAATCTATTGGTTTATGAATGGAAGGATATTAGCCCGGTATTGTTATGAATAAACCTACGGCACCGAACTTCAAAAAAAGACACAATCCTAAGTGAAGGATTGTGTCTTTCATTTGATTTAATTTTGATTAAATCCGCTTTCGTCCATGTAGAACACTTCCCAAGAATGACCGTCGATATCCTTAAAGCTCCAACCGTACATGAAACCATGATCAATTGCTTCATTAAATGGCTTTCCGCCAGCATCCAGTGCCCTATTCACGACCTCATCCACTTCTTCCTTACTTTTAACCGATAGGGCTACGATTGCTTCCGTAGTTGTTGCTGAATCCGGGATATCCTTCTTGGTAAACGTTTTAAAGTAATCTTCCACCAATAACATGACATATATGGATTCACTGATAACCATGCACGTTGCATTTTCATTGGTCATTTGCTCGTTAAATTCAAAGCCGACCTTTGTGAAAAATCCCATTGAGGCATCCAAATCTTTAACAGGCAAG
It contains:
- a CDS encoding PepSY domain-containing protein; amino-acid sequence: METKQPNAALYRTVWRWHFYAGIIFAPLLIILAVTGSIYLFKPQIEQVLYQDYQEVTPQGDKLPASRQIEKVKKLYPDAVVTKYHPGENASRSSEVSITTNNESLTIFIDPYTGKSIGELNDEDRIMDKIEEIHGELMAGTLGDRIVELAACWAVVLIVSGLYLWYPKNKLSLSGVLFPRINKGKNTFRRDLHAVPAFWISAGMLFLIMTGLPWSGFWGSNFQSLATNSGSGYPPSIWTGSAPTSLIKTKDIADVPWAAENLDVPISDIQGFIPLSIDDVVTIANREGMHRSYSINIPKETDGVYTLSAFPPKAQDEATIHIDQYSGAVLADYRYDHYGLIGKIVAWGITLHKGTQFGLINQIISLLICLGIILVAFSGFYLWWKRKPKKGLGAPKAPPIKNMRFFLFLLIGLGILFPLVGLSLIVVWLIDWLIIKRISAVKKFLNA
- a CDS encoding FixH family protein — protein: MKKYICISLIFIFSLLLSACSLEKDVTNLYKEETPLEAEIIIPASFSANTQETIKAVLTQGGKKVENADYVHFEIWKQDGSLKYSMEQAEEEVNGTYTLRKNFDSDGLYYIKVHASNDGSIIMPQKQFIVGKLSESELKFLQKGIQKQEESHEHHH
- a CDS encoding phosphoglycerate dehydrogenase, with the protein product MSTVLLEKVKTIKALNNIAESGLNVFNKGDFKVDNDSENPDAIVLRSFNMHTMEFGDQLKAIARAGAGVNNIPVDKCTEQGIVVFNTPGANANAVKEMVLTSLMASSRNLFAGVAWTKTLEGEGEQIPKLVEAGKKQFVGKEIKGKTLGVIGLGAIGALVANDALDLDMDVIGFDPFISVDTAWNLSRNVQRAMTIEQLFAESDYITVHVPLTDDTKGMFNQETFGIMKPGVHILNFSRGELVNEADMEAALESGKVGRFITDFPNENVLKMKNVVPIPHLGASTLESEENCAIMAARQLKTFLETGNIKNSVNFPNTAIPYTGNRRVATFHENVPNMVGQITLAVSGFNLNIADMVNRSRGGYAYTIIDIEGEVNGDIIPGLEAKIKQIEGIVTTRII
- a CDS encoding GNAT family N-acetyltransferase gives rise to the protein MLVREATLADAEGIAIVHVDCWRTTYENIIPSDFLDNLSYEKRKDLWIKNISSDGNHIYVAENNEGKIVGFISGGKRETNKAEDSGDLTAIYILENFQRMGIGKKLIKELFFKFEDLGFKTIYVEVLEDNKSRYFYEAFGAELLKTEKIKIAGAEINLLVYEWKDISPVLL
- a CDS encoding VOC family protein, encoding MGVQAEKIFVNLPVKDLDASMGFFTKVGFEFNEQMTNENATCMVISESIYVMLLVEDYFKTFTKKDIPDSATTTEAIVALSVKSKEEVDEVVNRALDAGGKPFNEAIDHGFMYGWSFKDIDGHSWEVFYMDESGFNQN